DNA sequence from the Candidatus Sulfuricurvum sp. RIFRC-1 genome:
TAACAATGAGACGTTCCATATTTTCCAACACAAACTCTAACTCTTTGGCTTGACCGCACCACCACGTAGCGATTTGAGGCAAAATAAGCTCTTCATCGAGAAAATAACGGGCCAGATGCGGCATAAAAGGGTTCAATCCCAAATTTTCCAATACTCCGCTTCCCAGTGGATTGATCATTCCTACGCCACCGGATCTGATCGATTGAACCAAACCTGCGACACCCAGCTGCGAATCAGAACGAAGTTCCAACGGATCACAATAGTTTTCATCCACACGGCGTAAAATCGTATCGACACGGCGAAGCCCTTTGAGGCTTTTAAGCCAGAGGGCTCCATTTTTAGCCAATAAATCCTGCCCTTGAACGAGAGTAAGTCCTAAAAAAGAGCTGAGATAAGCATGTTCAAAATAAGTTTCATTGTGCGGTCCGGGGGATAGAAGAATATTAAGAGGATCAAAATTTCGACTGTTATTTTGGAAAAGAGATTTAAACGTTTCAAAAAAATCGTACAGCCTCTGAACCGAAATCCCCTCAAAAAGATCCTGCATCGTTGCGTTCATCGTAAGACGGTTTTCAATCGCATATCCTAAACCCGATGGTGCTTGTGTACGATCGTTGATCACCCACAGTTTCCCATCCGGCCCCCGTGCCATATCGGCAGCGTAAATACTCAAGGGGATTTTCATCCCGTGCATTTCACGCATAAAGCCGCCGTGAGCATAAATAATTTCCATCGGAATAATGCCGTCTTTGATCGTTTTCTGTTCCCCGTATATATCTTGCAGCAAAAAATTAAAGAGCTTGCAGCGCTGTTTTAGCCCCTCTTCGACAATCTTCCATTGCGATTCTTCGATAACCAATGGGATCGGATCGAGTTTCCACGGGCGATTTAATCCTCCCGGGTCGTTATAAACATTGTAAGTAACACCGTTATCTTCCAAACGCCAGTCGATCTCTTTTTGTTTGGTAGTGAGTTGTTCCAAACCGATTTTTTCAAGGTTGTTTTTTAACGCCTCCCAATGGGGACGGATATTTTTATCCTGATCAAACATCTCATCATACAATGAGCTTTGAGAATAGCGTTCAAACATAGAGTTCAATCCATTTACCTTTTCAATAAAGTAACGAATTTTATCTTATTGTGCATTAGGGCTCCATTTTCGGCGCAGATCGAGGGTATGCGGGTATTCCAGTGATCCCGGCAATTCCTGATACGTAAACGTTTTTTGTTTCGGATGGGCTAATACTTTGCGTGAAGTCCCCTCTTCGCCTGCGAGGTCCTGTTTGATCGGCTCGTGTACCTCGTCTATCTCCCCTTGAGTATGGCCAAATCCCCAATAGCGGCTGATACGGCGTGATTGCGCTTCTAGGGTATTGATCGGGAAAGTATCGTACGCGCGTCCACCCGGATGGGCGATAAAATAGGTGAATCCTCCCATCGATCTGCGGTTCCACGTATCAACGATGTCAAACACAAGCGGCGTATCAACCCCGATGGTCGGATGGAGTGCCGACCACGGCTGCCATGCACGGTAGCGCACCCCGGAGACGTATTCCCCCTCAATCCCCGTAGAGACGAGAGGAACGCGTACCCCGTTGCAGGTGAGGACATAACGCTCACTCACGAAATCACGTACCCGTACCTGTACCCGCTCCAGCGATGAATCGACATAACGGGCGGTCCCCTGCGAGCTCGATTCTTCTCCCAATACGTTCCACGGCTCGATACCTCCACGCAGTTCACAATGAATCCCCTCGATCGTACTCATCCCATAAAGCGGAAATCGAAATTCAAAAAACGGATTAAACCAGTCGGTTTCAAATCCATACCCCTCGGAGCGCAAAAACTCCACAATGTCACGAATGTCTTCACGAACATAATGTTCGATCAAAAATTTATCGTGCAGCTGTGTCCCCCAGCGTACCAACTTGTGTTTGTACGGTTTTTTCCAAAAGAGTGAAACGAGTGTACGGACCAGTAACATCTGCATCAGCGACATCTGCGCGTGCGGCGGCATCTCAAATCCGCGAAGTTCCAAAATCCCCAACCGCCCCGTCGAAGAATCAGGTGAATAGAGTTTATCGATACAAAACTCGCTTCGATGGGTATTTCCGGTCAAATCGGTGAGCATATGACGGAAGAGTCGATCGGTAAGCCAAAACGGTACTTCACCACCCTCAGGGATTTGATTAAACGCAATCTCAAGTTCGTAAAGATTTTCCAACCGCCCCTCATCGACACGCGGTGCCTGAGAGGTGGGACCAATAAACTGACCTGAGAAAAGATACGACAAACTCGGATGGTGCTGCCAAAACGTAATGAGGGAGCGTAAAAGATCAGGATTACGGAGCAACGGGCTGTCACTCGGGCTGATACCACCGATCGTGACGTGATTTCCGCCCCCCGTTCCCATCTGTTTACCGTCTTGCATAAACTTCAATGTTCCCAAGCGTGATTGATGCGCCTCTTCATAGAGTGTATCAATCACTCCGGTGAGTTCGCCCCAACTCGACGTCGGATGGATATTGACCTCGATAACCCCCGGATCGGGAGTGACACGCATCTTCTCGATCCGCAGATCGTTCGGTGGTTCATACCCCTCGATCATCACCGCCATTTTCAGTGCTTCCGCCGTCTCCTCAATCGAAGCGATCAGATCCAAAAAGGCTTCGGTATTGGTAATCGGAGGGAGGAAAATAAAAAGTTTTTGCTCGCGTATCTCAATACTGAGTGCCGTACGGACAAAGACCTCGTAATCGGCAGTTTTTTTAGTCGTTTTCTTCACTTTCTCCGCACGTGCTTTTACCGCACTGTGATATTCACCTAACGAAGGGAAAGCCCCAAAGAGATCAGGTTCAAAACTTTCTTCCAGCTCTATATGCGGTTTATGGGTCAATGAATCGAGAGGAAGACGAAGCCCGACAGGCGAAGTACCCGGTGCAAGAAAAAGCTGTGAGCGTCGGAATTCCCATCGGCACGTTACCCAGCGTGTTGTTCCCCAATTCAGAGGCAATACAAATCCTGCCGGTTTATCAATCCCGCTTGAGAGGCTCTCTGCCAAGGCACGGCGTTCCAATGAATCTTTTAACGTCACTTTCATCGGATCGATATCGATCGGCAACAATGATTCTTGGAGAAGTGCAACAAGGGGATCGTTATAGGCATCATGGATATTTTTATCGCTGATCCCCAGATTCAGACAAAGTTTGGCTAAAAATTTCCGCGCATCTTCAGGAGCGTAATCGAAGGTTTGATCCAAACTCGCCAATAGATCAGGGTTGTTCCAAATCGCTTGACCGTCTTTACGCCAAATAATCGTAGACATCCAACGAGGCAACGGCTCACCCGGATACCATTTCCCCTGAGCGTGGTGGAGCAATCCCCCTTTGCCGAAACTTTTGAGCAATCTGCGGGAGAGGACATTGGCCAACTCCCGTTTATGAGGACCGTCCGCTTCGGTATTCCATTCGGATGATTCCATATCATCGATAGAGACGAATGTCGGTTCTCCCCCCATCGTAAGGCGAACATCATTCTCCAGCAACTCTTTATCGACTTGATACCCCAGTTGATCGATTGCTTCCCACTGCTCGCTACGATATGGCTTCGTTACGCGGGGAGATTCAAAGACTCTCGTGACGGTGTTGGAATAAGTAAATTCCACCTCACATTTGTCCATCGCCCCCTCGACCGGAGCGGCACTCTCAGGATTTGGGGTACACGCCAGCGGAATATGCCCCTCTGCCGCAAAAAGACCGCTCGTCGCATCCAAACCGATCCACCCCGCACCCGGGATATAAACTTCCGTCCACGCATGCAGATCGGTAAAATCTTCCACCGGACCGCTCGGACCGTCCAATGAGGCGACATCGGCGGAGAGCTGAACGAGATACCCGGAAACAAAGCGGGCCGCAAGACCCAAATGACGAAGCACCTGCACAAAAAGCCATGCGAAATCGCGGCACGAACCTGTTTTACCTTTGAGTGTCACAGCACACGTTTGAACTCCAGGCTCCATTCTAAGGGTATAGTTTAGATACTGATGAATCTTACTGTTTAACTCTACTAAAAAATCATTAATGGAACGCGGAGTCAAATCGATAGAGTGAACAAACTCGCTGAGACGTTTTCCTCTTTCGGTAACTTTCAGATAGGGAGCCAGCTCTTTTTTGAGCTCCTTTTTATATTTGAACGGAAAATTGGTCGCATACTCTTCGACAAAAAAATCAAACGGGTTGATACTCACGAGTTCCGCCAATACCTCAACATCAATGGAAAGTTCAGTCGTTTTTTCGGGAAAAACAATCCGTGCGAGATAGTTCCCGAACGGGTCTTGCTGCCAGTTGATAAAATGATCATCCGGTTTGATATTAAGCGAATAGGCTTCAATAGGAGTACGGCTGTGGGGAGCGGGACGGAGACGGATCACATGAGGAGAAAGATTGATCGGTTTATCAAAGGCATAATGAGTTTTATGGGAGAGGACAACTTTGAGCGACATCGGATTCCTTTGCGCATACGTATGTTATATCTTCAGCAAGGATAACACAACTTGCTCCAATTTATCGAACATTAGCTGCCTATAAAACGATCACCTATTTTTAAAACGTAAATTCACACGATTTGTATTATAATTTACGTTCATAGCGCAAGGGTGAAGATATGGAAAGCATCGAATTTTTAGGAACCGGCGGCACCCGAACCCCCACACAGGGAACGACATGTTTACGCGTCAGCGAACATTGTGTCATTGATGCCGGAAACATCATTAATACGTTTGGCGATAATATCTTTACGATAGAGCATATTTTTCTCACCCATTCGCATCTTGATCATATTATCGATATCCCTTTTCTCGCCGATCTTTTTGTCACCCAGAAAAGTATCTCTCTCAAAATTTATGGACTCAAAGCAACGCTCGATGATCTGCGCCAATTTATTTTCAATCACCGTGTTTGGCCCAATTTCGAAGAAATTACCCTCATCGGACATACCGATAAAACCATAGAACTCATCGAACTTGATCTCGAACACCCTTATCCCATCGATGATGTCATCCTCACCCCTTTTAAAACCAACCATACCGAAGGGAGCTGTGGTTACATCATCGAAAAAAATAGCTCCGCTCTTTTATTTACTGCCGATACCTATCAATGCGATCGAATCTGGGAACTTCTCGAAGAGCGTCCCAATATTCATACCCTCATCACAGAAGTATCCTTTCCTTCCAGCTTTGCCAAACTGGCACATGACAGTAAACACCTTACACCGGCACTTCTTGCAGACGAAATAAAAAAATGCAAAAGGGATAATTTTTCCCTCTATGTTATGCACCTCAAAGCCTTGTTTATGGGAACAATCATAGAAGAGTTAAACGCTCTGCAACTTCTCCGAAATGGTGGGAAAGTTCTCATTGATGGGGACCTCATAAATTACACTCACCCCTAATACGCTATAATGCGCTTATTAATTATGTAAGGTGTTATTATGAGTATTGAAGAACGAAGCGGAAATATTTGCGAATTATGCGGTGCGAGTGAGGGATTAAGTTCTTTTGAAGTTGCACCGAGCGATGGAACAGTGGATCAATCAATCCACCTCTGCGAAACCTGTAAAAGCCAAATCGAGAATCCTCAAAACCTCGACAGCGATCACTGGCGCTGTCTCTCTGACAGTATGTGGAGTCAAGTTCCGGCCGTACAGGTAATGGCGTATCGTCTTCTCAGCGCTTTGGGCGATCAAGATCAACTCGACATGATGTATCTCGAAGACGATGTCAAAGCATGGGCGCAGGCAGGAATGTTGAATACAGCCTCTAGTGATGAAGGCGGGCCGGTCGTACAACGCGACAGCAACGGAACGATCCTCGCCGAAGGTGATACCGTAACGCTCATCAAAGACCTCGAAGTCAAAGGGGCAGGATTCACCGCAAAACGGGGAACCATCGTTAAAAATATCCGTCTTACCGATGATGCACGATTCATCGAGGGAAAAATCAACGGCAGCACAATCGTTCTCGTTGCCGCATTTATGAAAAAGTCCAATTAATATTTTTTAAACTTCATCGCTTTAAACCCCTTATGGGGCTAAGGCTCTAACTTTTCAATCCCCTTGACAAACCATGCATTCCCCGATATATTATTCATAAATATAATGAGAGAGTGGCTGTCATGGACTATAAAAATATTAGTCAGCAAGTTGTTAATGTTCATGAACAGTTAAGACTGGAATGGCCTCATCTCAAACACATCGCTATCGGATTTTACGAAGCTGAAACGGATGAATTGCATCTGTTTACCAATCCCGCTGGAACGGGTTCAACCCTTGTACAATATAAACGTCCGCTTTCTCTTTTTCCGGCCGTTGAATCCACCGCAAAAAATAAAACACCGGAAATCATCGATGAACTATCGCTTTTTAGCGATATCGATGATCCATCCGGTCATATTATTAATACCTATTTTCGTTCCAGTTTTACCGTTCCGATGTCTCAGCAAAACGGCCAATTATTAGGATTTATTTTTTTTGATGCAAGTGAAAGAGAATTTTTCACCAAACCGATACGCGATCATCTCACCGTCTATACTAGGCTGATCGGCTCTATGATCATGTCGAGTATTTTACCGCTTAAAATGCTTCAGGCCGCCGTTGTTATGACCCAGAAAATGACCCGATTTAAAGATGAAGAAACGGCCAATCATATTGCGAGAGTTGCCCATTATTCCCGTATGATCGCAGAGTCTTTGGCTAAAACCCATAATCTCAGTGAGGAATTCATCAACTATATTTTACTCTATGCACCCCTTCACGATATCGGAAAAGTGGGAATCCCCGATCATATCTTGCTCAAACCGGGACGGCTTGACGCTGATGAATATTCAATCATGCAAACACATGTGCTCAAAGGGGTAGAAATTATCGACATACTCCTCTCCAGTTTCGATTTAAGTGATTATGATCATACACAGATGCTACGCAACATTACAGGCTATCACCATGAGCGCCTAAACGGAACCGGCTACCCCTACAACCTGAAAGGTTTAGAAATTCCGATTGAGAGTCGCATTGTGGCGGTCGCAGATGTATTTGACGCGATGAGCAATCCTCGTCCCTACCATAAGGGACGAAGTATTGAAGAGACCTTTGATTATTTACACTCTAAGTCCGGAGTCCTTTTTGATCCTGACTGCATACAAGCCCTTCTTGAGCGTAAAGAAGAAGTGTATGAAATCAGAAAAGTATTTCTTCCCGACACCTATCCTCTTTAATTCAGAAGATTTGTTTACTGCTCCAACCCTACCGCTAACTCTGCATAAATCCGTGCTTTAGCAATGTTATAACGATGCGTTTGTCCGCTCTTTTCCAACGAAACGATTTTTTGATTAAGCTGTGTCATACGGGCATTAATCGTATTTCGATTTTGTATCACCGTAGACTTATCATCCCCGCTAGTGGGTGATAACCCTGCAAAACTTTTCGCCTGATTCATATAATTTCCCGTCGCATCAAGAGCATCGGCAATACTCTGTGTCGTTGCCGCCATCATCTCTGTCGATGCCGAGATCTCTTTCAGCGAATTTTCGAGGTTTTTCGCATCATTCAGGAGTTTGGTATCCGCATATACCGCTAGCTTGGATATCTCTGCGGCGCTTGCTTGTGAACGGTTCAGCTTATCGAAATTGGAGAGAAAATACTCTGTGCTATTTTTGTACTTATTCAGTGTACTTGCTGCCCCGCCGAGATTTAACACCGTTTTAGAAATTAGTTTTGTCGTATTGGAAACCTCTCCGGCGTAGGGAATCGGTAAAAAGCGGACCACATTACTGATATAGACGCTCGATTTGATCATATCCGCATAGTTATCGACGGTCCCTTTCATCGTACCGATAAATCCTTCGAACGATTCGATGTTCTTTTTGTCTTCACGTAAGAGTTTTGCCACCTTTTCGAGGTGGTCATATCCGTATGCGTTAAGCTGTGAAGCACTCATGCACGCTTTTTGCGGTGTAACTTCAGGCTGTGGAACACACCCTCCGAACATAACCAATGCCATCGCTAAAACAATCAAACGTTCCATATTTTTTCCTATCATATCATCCCCATCTCTTTAAGTGCTCTGCGGATTGCTCCGGCGATCGATTCACCTGTTTTGACTACATAGGCATCAATTTTCTCTTTTTCACTTTTAGTCAGTGTCAAAAAGACTTTCTCACTTTGCTTGACCTCCGCAGTTTTCTTCGGACGCCCACCGGGATGTTTCGCCGTTTGGATCTCTTTATGGGTTGAGAGTTCCCGCTGTGTCACCCGTGAGGCAAACTTGTTTTCTTTCACGTTTTCCATTATCGCTCCCCTTTTTATACGTTTTCGTATTCTCGAATTTTTTCATGCAGATCTCGAATTAGATTGGAACTTTTTTTATACGCATAGGCTTTGATTCCCCCCTGCTGTGAAAGATCGATGATCGAGCGGTTTTCATTGATCGCCGTTTGCAAGGCTACACTCATCGGAATCGGAAACATCTCAATCTCAAACCCCAACGTCTCTTCAAATACAAATTTTGCATCATTGATATCGTTCTCTTTTTGACTCATGTTCGGCACCATCAAAATCGGTTTGTTCGCTGATGAGACACGCACAAGCGTATCCACCGTCCCCTGTATCGTCTCCAGTGTCGGGATAAACGGGATAATGATCAGATCCGAATAGCTGATCGCCTGATCGAGTTTGATATCATCAAACCCTCCGAAATCAAAAATCGTCTCTTTGTCCGGCTGTTGAATCGATTTTTGCTGAATATCAACACGCTCAACCCTCTCCGGCAACCGATCCGAGAGTGAACCGTAAGGATCGATCTCACACCCGTGAAAGCCGAATCCTGAGATAAGCTGGTGGGCGATCATCGATTTACCCACTCCCCCTTTAAAATTGACAATCGTTATATTCATCTATTTTCCTATATTTAAAAACTGTAAATTACAGTATTTTACCTGTAATAAATAGATAAAGTCAAGTTTTGAACTGTATTTATCTACTATTTTAATGGCGCTTTTTATGCTATAGTATCCCCACTAAACCGTCTGAAATTACCTATATGGAAAAAAACATCTTCTCTTTAGCGAAAATTTTCCTGATCACTACTATCTTTTGGAGTGTTAGCGCATGGAGTGATGATACACAGCCTCCTTTTTGCGCGCAGTTAATCCAGTTAAAAAAGTCTCCCCGATTTGAGCACCTGAGCTACCCGATCGAAACAGCTCGGTTTTACAATCAAAGATGCAAAGTATCCGAATCGATCGCATGGTTGGATCAAAACGGCACGCTGACACCGGATGCTGCCGAACTGCTGAGCGCTATCGATAACTCCTATCACGAAGGGCTAAATCCGAATCGTTATCACCGAGATGAAATATCCGAATCGATTGAGCAACTCAAAAAGGGAGAATACGACGCATCCGATGCGATTGCGAGCCCCCTCTTCTGGCTCGATATTCTTCTGAGCGATGCCTATATGAGCTTGGCAAAAGATCTCAATGAAGGGGTGAGTAAATACGATGAGCTTCGTGAAACCAAAAGAGCCCGAAATGAAAAGTTTGAATGGGACCGCCCGCAAATCGAGCCGATCTCCTATCCTGAATACCTTGCAGAATATTTGAAACTCCACCGCATTTCCCGCTCGCTCTCATCGCTCTTGCCTGATTACGAGGAGTACTACGCTCTTCGAGATGCCCTACACATCTATCGCACTGCCGAAGCCAAAGAGACGGGGCATCAAAAGGGATCAGGAAAAACAAATGGTTCCACCTCTCAAAAGATCATCCAAAAACTGCTGATCAATCTCGACCGGTTCCGATGGCTACCGCGAGGAATCGAAAAAAACGGCAGTTATATCGATGTGAATATCCCCTCCTATACCCTCAGAGTACTCGATCACGGATATGAAACCTTACGGATGAAAACCATCGTCGGAAGGGGCTCACGTCCTACTCCGATCTTGTACAGCACCATCTCTCATGCCATCCTCAACCCCTCATGGACAGCACCGAAAACCATCGTCCGCAAAGA
Encoded proteins:
- a CDS encoding HD-GYP domain-containing protein, which translates into the protein MDYKNISQQVVNVHEQLRLEWPHLKHIAIGFYEAETDELHLFTNPAGTGSTLVQYKRPLSLFPAVESTAKNKTPEIIDELSLFSDIDDPSGHIINTYFRSSFTVPMSQQNGQLLGFIFFDASEREFFTKPIRDHLTVYTRLIGSMIMSSILPLKMLQAAVVMTQKMTRFKDEETANHIARVAHYSRMIAESLAKTHNLSEEFINYILLYAPLHDIGKVGIPDHILLKPGRLDADEYSIMQTHVLKGVEIIDILLSSFDLSDYDHTQMLRNITGYHHERLNGTGYPYNLKGLEIPIESRIVAVADVFDAMSNPRPYHKGRSIEETFDYLHSKSGVLFDPDCIQALLERKEEVYEIRKVFLPDTYPL
- a CDS encoding transglutaminase family protein gives rise to the protein MSLKVVLSHKTHYAFDKPINLSPHVIRLRPAPHSRTPIEAYSLNIKPDDHFINWQQDPFGNYLARIVFPEKTTELSIDVEVLAELVSINPFDFFVEEYATNFPFKYKKELKKELAPYLKVTERGKRLSEFVHSIDLTPRSINDFLVELNSKIHQYLNYTLRMEPGVQTCAVTLKGKTGSCRDFAWLFVQVLRHLGLAARFVSGYLVQLSADVASLDGPSGPVEDFTDLHAWTEVYIPGAGWIGLDATSGLFAAEGHIPLACTPNPESAAPVEGAMDKCEVEFTYSNTVTRVFESPRVTKPYRSEQWEAIDQLGYQVDKELLENDVRLTMGGEPTFVSIDDMESSEWNTEADGPHKRELANVLSRRLLKSFGKGGLLHHAQGKWYPGEPLPRWMSTIIWRKDGQAIWNNPDLLASLDQTFDYAPEDARKFLAKLCLNLGISDKNIHDAYNDPLVALLQESLLPIDIDPMKVTLKDSLERRALAESLSSGIDKPAGFVLPLNWGTTRWVTCRWEFRRSQLFLAPGTSPVGLRLPLDSLTHKPHIELEESFEPDLFGAFPSLGEYHSAVKARAEKVKKTTKKTADYEVFVRTALSIEIREQKLFIFLPPITNTEAFLDLIASIEETAEALKMAVMIEGYEPPNDLRIEKMRVTPDPGVIEVNIHPTSSWGELTGVIDTLYEEAHQSRLGTLKFMQDGKQMGTGGGNHVTIGGISPSDSPLLRNPDLLRSLITFWQHHPSLSYLFSGQFIGPTSQAPRVDEGRLENLYELEIAFNQIPEGGEVPFWLTDRLFRHMLTDLTGNTHRSEFCIDKLYSPDSSTGRLGILELRGFEMPPHAQMSLMQMLLVRTLVSLFWKKPYKHKLVRWGTQLHDKFLIEHYVREDIRDIVEFLRSEGYGFETDWFNPFFEFRFPLYGMSTIEGIHCELRGGIEPWNVLGEESSSQGTARYVDSSLERVQVRVRDFVSERYVLTCNGVRVPLVSTGIEGEYVSGVRYRAWQPWSALHPTIGVDTPLVFDIVDTWNRRSMGGFTYFIAHPGGRAYDTFPINTLEAQSRRISRYWGFGHTQGEIDEVHEPIKQDLAGEEGTSRKVLAHPKQKTFTYQELPGSLEYPHTLDLRRKWSPNAQ
- a CDS encoding L,D-transpeptidase family protein, with protein sequence MEKNIFSLAKIFLITTIFWSVSAWSDDTQPPFCAQLIQLKKSPRFEHLSYPIETARFYNQRCKVSESIAWLDQNGTLTPDAAELLSAIDNSYHEGLNPNRYHRDEISESIEQLKKGEYDASDAIASPLFWLDILLSDAYMSLAKDLNEGVSKYDELRETKRARNEKFEWDRPQIEPISYPEYLAEYLKLHRISRSLSSLLPDYEEYYALRDALHIYRTAEAKETGHQKGSGKTNGSTSQKIIQKLLINLDRFRWLPRGIEKNGSYIDVNIPSYTLRVLDHGYETLRMKTIVGRGSRPTPILYSTISHAILNPSWTAPKTIVRKDILESKNISAFLLSHDIRVYEHGRGELYEIDPTQIDWSQYSGKKQIPYTFKTDAGETNPLGKVKFLFPNSHFVYLHGTNTPALFKKSGRALSSGCIRLSAPQKLYDYLMDRWGNPDDKLPDTLEEPDTSVALQKKLPIFLRYMTISAENSNTVTIYDDIYNYDEAHWAILEKKGVKIK
- a CDS encoding alkylphosphonate utilization protein yields the protein MSIEERSGNICELCGASEGLSSFEVAPSDGTVDQSIHLCETCKSQIENPQNLDSDHWRCLSDSMWSQVPAVQVMAYRLLSALGDQDQLDMMYLEDDVKAWAQAGMLNTASSDEGGPVVQRDSNGTILAEGDTVTLIKDLEVKGAGFTAKRGTIVKNIRLTDDARFIEGKINGSTIVLVAAFMKKSN
- a CDS encoding MBL fold metallo-hydrolase, with product MESIEFLGTGGTRTPTQGTTCLRVSEHCVIDAGNIINTFGDNIFTIEHIFLTHSHLDHIIDIPFLADLFVTQKSISLKIYGLKATLDDLRQFIFNHRVWPNFEEITLIGHTDKTIELIELDLEHPYPIDDVILTPFKTNHTEGSCGYIIEKNSSALLFTADTYQCDRIWELLEERPNIHTLITEVSFPSSFAKLAHDSKHLTPALLADEIKKCKRDNFSLYVMHLKALFMGTIIEELNALQLLRNGGKVLIDGDLINYTHP
- a CDS encoding ParA family protein, with the translated sequence MNITIVNFKGGVGKSMIAHQLISGFGFHGCEIDPYGSLSDRLPERVERVDIQQKSIQQPDKETIFDFGGFDDIKLDQAISYSDLIIIPFIPTLETIQGTVDTLVRVSSANKPILMVPNMSQKENDINDAKFVFEETLGFEIEMFPIPMSVALQTAINENRSIIDLSQQGGIKAYAYKKSSNLIRDLHEKIREYENV